Proteins encoded by one window of Xenopus tropicalis strain Nigerian chromosome 6, UCB_Xtro_10.0, whole genome shotgun sequence:
- the LOC116411608 gene encoding zinc finger protein 665-like: MDPVPGAESSEEELEILQIRIKDELVSEDHLNPMERSAVLLSEEDSSEDEPEILKILIKEEEPDSDYDLNPEESLEVPLADEAGKIEPLLSTGECNTTESHRTRRKSRCDSRTRCEDSSASSDASVFTCCKCGKYFSLARELAQHLHVCTGYSTESSRKAGVKPFVFTEYEKVQISPTGEKPFTCAECGKSFSRNSNLLAHRRLHRGEKPFACKVCAKRFSQKNNLMAHERIHTGEKPFTCMECEKSFSQKSSLQAHKKIHTGEKPFVCTDCLKRFSHKHQLVIHMSIHTGIAKFICSECGMSFSLKSSLQRHQKIHAGDKPFICTECGKRFCTKHELQKHQRSHTGEKPFVCKECGKCFATNRNLYVHQNVHTGAKPFSCPDCGKYFSQKSSLHRHQNIHTGAKPFTCTECGNSFALKSTLLRHQTIHTGEKPYSCTECGKSFSLKCTLRKHHKIHTGEKPFMCTECGKCFNNRHKLHNHHKIHTGEKPFLCTECGKGFCNRSSLHTHQKIHTDEKDFACTECGMRFFQRRDVHRHMKIHGAEKPVGRKRFAQKTRRLGRLHTGPKPLTCKECGECFSLKNSLRKHLRIHTEQKRFPCSECGKCFSVEIQLNSHRNSHTGEKPFICKECGKSFSLEIQLNSHRNSHTGEKPFTCTECGKCFSVEIQLNSHRNSHTGEKPFTCTECGKSFSVEIQLNSHRNSHTGEKPFTCTECGKGFSLKNNLLAHKWVHKKGKGFACAECGKSYFLRSSLLAHERIHTGKKAFVCAECGDGFTHRYQLLIHIKFHTGVEPFTCKECGKYFTLKSSLLRHRAAHPGVKPFRCIRSGQPFWFGSSRQKHLRLHRGKKPLTCTEYGKRFSHRSIHQAHRETRAGEKPFMCTECGRRFSQRSGLYRHQRCHTGEKPFTRRDRGKS, from the exons atggatcccgttcctggggccg aATCTTCAGAGGAGGAACTGGAAATATTACAGATTAGGATAAAGGATGAGTTGGTTTCTGAAGATCACCTGAACCCAATGGAGAGATCAGCAGTTCTGCTCTCTGAGGAGG ATTCCTCTGAGGACGAACCAGAAATATTAAAGATATTGATAAAGGAAGAAGAACCAGACTCAGATTATGATTTGAACCCCGAGGAGAGCTTGGAAGTTCCTCTCGCCGATGAGG CGGGGAAAATAGAGCCATTACTGAGCACTGGAGAATGTAATACGACTGAAAGTCACAGAACGCGTAGAAAGTCACGGTGTGACTCACGCACAAGATGTGAAGATTCTTCAGCGAGTTCTGATGCCTCAGTGTTTACCTGCTGCAAGTGCGGAAAGTACTTCTCTTTGGCGAGAGAACTGGCCCAGCATCTCCATGTATGTACTGGTTACAGCACAGAGAGCAGCCGGAAAGCAGGGGTGAAGCCTTTTGTCTTTACTGAGTATGAAAAAGTACAGATATCTCCCACcggagagaaaccattcacctgcgcAGAGTGCGGTAAAAGTTTCTCACGGAACAGCAATCTCCTGGCACATAGGAGGCTCCACCGAGGGGAGAAACCATTCGCGTGCAAGGTTTGTGCAAAGCGCTTTTCTCAAAAAAACAACCTTATGGCACATGAGCggatccacacaggggagaaacccttcacgTGCATGGAGTGCGAGAAAAGCTTCTCTCAGAAGAGCAGCCTTCAGGCACACAAgaaaattcacacaggggagaaaccctttgtGTGCACCGATTGTCTGAAACGATTTTCTCACAAGCATCAGCTTGTGATCCATATGAGCATCCATACCGGGATAGCAAAGTTCATTTGTTCAGAATGTGGGATGAGCTTCTCCCTAAAGAGCAGCCTTCAGAGGCACCAGAAGATCCACGCTGGGGATAAACCCTTTATATGCACAGAATGCGGGAAAAGGTTTTGCACAAAGCACGAACTTCAGAAACACCAGAGaagtcacacaggggagaaaccatttgtgtgtaaagagtgtgggaaatgttttgctacCAACAGGAACCTTTATGTACATCAAAATGTTCACACTGGTGCAAAACCCTTTTCATGTCCTGATTGTGGCAAATATTTCTCTCAGAAGAGCAGTCTGCACCGACACCAGAACATTCACACCGGGGCGAAACCATTCACATGCACAGAGTGTGGGAACAGCTTTGCTTTAAAAAGCACCCTTCTACGGCATCAGAccattcacacaggggagaaaccgtaCAGCTGCACGGAATGCGGGAAAAGCTTTTCATTGAAGTGCACTCTTCGGAAACACcacaaaatacacacaggggagaaaccattcatgtgcacagAGTGCGGGAAGTGCTTCAACAACAGGCATAAACTTCACAACCATCATAAAATTCACACGGGAGAGAAACCTTTCCTGTGCACGGAATGCGGCAAAGGGTTCTGCAACCGGAGCAGCCTCCACACCCACCAGAAAATCCACACGGATGAAAAGGACTTTGCGTGTACGGAGTGCGGGATGCGGTTTTTTCAAAGGCGCGACGTTCACAGGCATATGAAGATTCACGGAGCGGAGAAACCTGTAGGTAGAAAGCGTTTCGCTCAAAAGACCCGACGGCTTGGCCGCCTACACACGGGTCCAAAACCTTTAACGTGTAAGGAATGTGGGGagtgtttttctttaaagaaCAGCCTTCGGAAACACCTACGAATACACACGGAGCAGAAACGTTTCCCTTgctcagaatgtgggaaatgcttcTCTGTAGAGATCCAGCTTAACAGCCACCGGAAcagtcacacaggggagaaaccattcatctgcaaggaatgtgggaaaagcttctcttTAGAGATCCAACTTAACAGCCACCGGAAcagtcacacaggggagaaaccattcacctgcacggaatgtgggaaatgcTTCTCTGTAGAGATCCAACTTAATAGCCACCGGAAcagtcacacaggggagaaaccattcacctgcacggaatgtgggaaaagcttctctgTAGAGATCCAACTTAATAGCCACCGGAAcagtcacacaggggagaaaccattcacctgcacggaatgtggcaaaggcttttcACTAAAGAATAACCTCCTGGCCCACAAGTGGGTTCACAAGAAGGGGAAAGGCTTTGCCTGcgcagaatgtgggaaaagttatTTCCTGAGGTCCAGCCTCCTAGCCCACGAGCGGATCCATACGGGCAAGAAAGCTTTTGTGTGTGCGGAATGCGGGGACGGATTTACTCACCGCTACCAACTTCTAATACATATTAAATTTCATACGGGGGTAGAACCTTTCACATGTAAAGAGTGCGGGAAGTATTTCACCCTAAAAAGCAGTCTTCTTAGGCACCGGGCAGCTCACCCAGGTGTGAAACCTTTTAGGTGTATAAGAAGTGGGCAgccattttggtttggaagcagcCGACAGAAACACTTGAGACTTCACCGAGGGAAGAAGCCGCTCACTTGCACGGAGTATGGGAAAAGATTCTCTCACAGGAGCATCCATCAGGCTCACAGGGAAACCCGGGCgggagagaaaccattcatgtgcactgAGTGTGGGAGGCGCTTCTCTCAAAGGAGCGGCCTGTACAGACACCAGAGatgtcacacaggggagaaaccattcactcgCAGAGACAGAGGGAAAAGTTAA
- the LOC116411630 gene encoding histone H3 — protein sequence MARTKQTARKSTGGKAPRKQLATKAARKSAPATGGVKKPHRYRPGTVALREIRRYQKSTELLIRKLPFQRLVREIAQDFKTDLRFQSSAVMALQEASEAYLVGLFEDTNLCAIHAKRVTIMPKDIQLARRIRGERA from the coding sequence ATGGCCCGTACCAAGCAGACCGCCCGCAAATCCACCGGAGGGAAAGCTCCCCGCAAGCAGCTCGCCACCAAGGCAGCCAGGAAGAGCGCCCCGGCCACCGGCGGAGTCAAGAAACCTCACCGTTACCGGCCCGGCACAGTCGCTCTCCGGGAGATCCGCCGCTACCAGAAATCCACCGAGCTGCTCATCCGCAAACTGCCTTTCCAGCGCCTGGTCCGGGAGATCGCTCAGGACTTCAAGACCGACCTGCGCTTCCAGAGCTCAGCCGTCATGGCTCTGCAGGAGGCCAGCGAGGCTTATCTGGTCGGTCTCTTTGAGGACACCAACCTGTGCGCCATCCACGCCAAGAGGGTCACCATCATGCCCAAGGACATCCAGCTGGCCCGCAGGATCCGAGGCGAGAGGGCTTAG
- the LOC100498329 gene encoding histone H2B 1.1, whose product MPEPAKSAPAPKKGSKKAVTKTQKKDGKKRRKTRKESYAIYVYKVLKQVHPDTGISSKAMSIMNSFVNDVFERIAGEASRLAHYNKRSTITSREIQTAVRLLLPGELAKHAVSEGTKAVTKYTSAK is encoded by the coding sequence ATGCCTGAACCAGCCAAGTCCGCTCCAGCCCCGAAGAAAGGCTCCAAGAAAGCGGTGACCAAGAcccagaagaaagatgggaagaagcgcaggaagacaaggaaggagagttacgccatttacgtgtacaaggtgctgaagcaggtgcaccccgataccggcatctcctccaaggccatgagcatcatgaactcctttgtcaacgatgtgtttgagcgcatcgcaggggaagcctcccgcctggctcattacaacaagcgctccaccatcacctcccgggagatccagaccgcggtccgcctgctgctgcctggggagctggccaagcacgccgtgtccgagggcaccaaggctgtcaccaagtacaccagcgccaagtaa